In Nitrosarchaeum koreense MY1, one genomic interval encodes:
- a CDS encoding Snf7 family protein, with protein MISNSWNKTEGESISQRVMGKVRPDIPLKSRIEEAQRKLQFQISKLEGINEKLQKKHDGIFEKVVNAQKTHNNAYAQAYANELVQVRKMKNMVSGAKLSMEQIQLRLNTVSELGDVVVTLSPCMSIIKGLSPSLSGIMPEATSSMQDLSQILGDVMSGSSMEGNDLMSLGNTNNNADTLAILEEAHSIIAGQTKSSIPDIPDTLKQGTPQRRTSDVLI; from the coding sequence TTGATAAGTAACTCATGGAATAAAACCGAAGGGGAAAGCATTTCTCAACGAGTAATGGGAAAAGTAAGACCGGATATTCCATTAAAATCCAGAATTGAAGAAGCGCAAAGAAAATTACAATTTCAAATAAGCAAATTAGAAGGGATTAATGAAAAACTACAAAAAAAACATGACGGAATTTTTGAGAAAGTAGTCAATGCCCAAAAAACACACAACAATGCATATGCACAAGCATATGCAAACGAGCTTGTCCAAGTTAGAAAAATGAAAAACATGGTAAGCGGGGCAAAATTATCAATGGAGCAAATTCAGTTAAGACTCAATACAGTGTCTGAACTTGGAGATGTAGTAGTTACACTTAGTCCATGTATGTCAATAATCAAAGGATTGAGTCCTTCACTAAGCGGCATCATGCCAGAAGCAACATCATCTATGCAAGACTTGTCACAAATATTGGGAGATGTAATGAGTGGATCATCGATGGAAGGAAATGATTTGATGAGTCTTGGAAATACAAATAACAATGCAGACACATTGGCAATTCTTGAAGAGGCACATTCTATAATTGCAGGACAAACCAAATCATCAATACCAGATATTCCAGACACACTAAAACAAGGCACACCCCAAAGAAGAACATCAGATGTTTTAATCTAA
- a CDS encoding TrmB family transcriptional regulator, with amino-acid sequence MSTTHEITLFDNDSETELYKHKITLERIKNELISFGLTANQSKVFIYLGKYGSKSASEIAKALQMPRTETYHLVNSLQNMGLVTAELVHPTKYSAMEMKQAIETLVKQEQQRINTLAGKEESLSKLWKEVPFFVVETDESKSEKMQLLHGMGPIINKIKEMTETSTDSIKIYGSIPDVLRLYHSDVFDWIDESSSELQMVISPLSKTPEFISEIDSKKIRAITSDSDKKCFIINDAKEILIFMRNANHATRQTFAWWSDSETLVDMMSSLFDLSWEKGDSLY; translated from the coding sequence ATGAGCACAACACATGAGATAACACTTTTTGACAATGACTCAGAAACCGAACTGTATAAACATAAAATTACGCTTGAAAGAATCAAAAATGAACTGATCAGTTTTGGGTTAACTGCAAACCAAAGCAAAGTCTTCATCTATCTTGGAAAGTATGGTTCAAAATCTGCTTCAGAGATTGCAAAAGCATTGCAGATGCCAAGAACAGAAACATACCATCTTGTGAATTCTCTACAAAATATGGGGTTGGTAACAGCTGAGCTTGTCCACCCTACAAAATATTCTGCAATGGAGATGAAACAGGCAATTGAAACGTTAGTAAAACAAGAACAACAGAGAATCAACACACTTGCTGGAAAAGAAGAATCGCTTTCAAAGCTCTGGAAAGAGGTTCCATTTTTTGTAGTTGAAACTGACGAATCAAAATCAGAAAAAATGCAGTTGCTACATGGCATGGGACCAATAATTAATAAAATAAAAGAAATGACCGAGACTAGCACCGATTCGATTAAAATTTACGGCAGCATACCGGATGTTTTAAGATTATATCATTCAGATGTATTTGATTGGATAGACGAATCATCATCTGAACTACAAATGGTAATCTCTCCTTTAAGTAAGACTCCAGAGTTTATTTCCGAGATAGATTCAAAGAAAATACGAGCCATCACATCAGATTCAGATAAAAAATGTTTTATCATTAATGACGCAAAAGAAATTTTAATTTTTATGAGAAACGCTAATCATGCAACACGACAAACATTTGCATGGTGGTCTGACTCTGAAACTCTTGTAGACATGATGAGTTCGCTATTTGATTTATCATGGGAAAAGGGGGATTCACTATATTGA
- the bioB gene encoding biotin synthase BioB translates to MNNVLEFIRECQENVFSGIGITSQDAEKLFNIPDENVPDLAKAANQITRDFNGKKVDVEQLNNIKKNACSEDCSFCGQSAFFDTGIETYQLPSAEEVVIKAKKAKDEGAESYCLVAAWREPSTRDFDKVCNIIKEINDKVGINVECSLGFLTPEQAKKLKELNVKRYNHNLETSKSKFSEICTTHTYDDRLKTLQIVRNAGLELCTGGIIGLGETRKQRIELANELAALYPEEVTINILVPVPGTPLELQVKLENSEIVRMFSVIRFLLPESVIKISGGRETNLTDSGEQLLQSGANGIITSGYLTMGGNESEKDFNMIKKIGLEA, encoded by the coding sequence ATGAATAATGTCTTGGAATTTATCAGAGAATGTCAAGAAAACGTATTTTCAGGCATTGGAATAACAAGTCAAGATGCTGAAAAACTATTCAACATACCAGATGAAAATGTTCCAGATCTAGCTAAAGCTGCAAATCAGATAACTAGAGATTTTAATGGAAAGAAAGTAGATGTCGAACAATTAAACAATATTAAAAAAAATGCTTGTAGTGAGGATTGTTCCTTTTGTGGACAGTCTGCATTTTTTGATACGGGAATTGAAACCTATCAACTACCATCAGCAGAAGAAGTGGTAATCAAAGCAAAAAAAGCAAAAGACGAAGGGGCAGAATCATACTGCCTTGTAGCTGCATGGAGAGAACCATCCACACGAGATTTTGACAAAGTTTGCAACATCATAAAAGAGATCAATGACAAGGTAGGCATTAATGTAGAATGCAGCCTAGGTTTTCTTACACCAGAGCAAGCAAAAAAACTCAAAGAACTTAACGTGAAAAGATATAATCATAATTTAGAAACATCAAAATCAAAATTTTCAGAGATATGCACTACCCACACATATGACGACAGACTAAAAACATTGCAAATCGTTCGCAACGCAGGATTAGAATTATGTACAGGTGGAATAATCGGTTTAGGGGAGACAAGAAAACAAAGAATAGAATTAGCCAATGAATTAGCTGCGCTTTATCCTGAAGAAGTTACAATAAATATACTAGTACCTGTGCCTGGAACACCATTAGAGCTACAAGTAAAATTAGAAAATTCTGAAATTGTAAGAATGTTTTCTGTAATACGATTTCTATTACCAGAATCGGTGATAAAAATTTCTGGAGGAAGAGAAACGAATCTTACTGATTCAGGAGAGCAACTATTGCAAAGCGGTGCAAACGGAATAATCACATCAGGATATCTTACAATGGGTGGAAACGAATCTGAAAAAGATTTCAACATGATAAAAAAAATCGGATTAGAGGCTTGA
- the bioA gene encoding adenosylmethionine--8-amino-7-oxononanoate transaminase: MKKKSFVWHPNTQMKEWDSFNEIVKSKGMYLIDSDGNNYFDAVGSMWCNVWGHSKPELTNAISRQCKKLQHSSMFNLTNEPAERLAKSLIKISPGMHKVFYSDNGSSAMEIAIKMALQYWNNIGETKKTKIATLENGYHGDTFGAMAVGYVPEFFGKFKKQLFPTIQIPVPNKYRIPKGYDYLDYQNYCLDKVEKKFSNDDKIASFVMESGAQVAGGVIIFPKGFQTKISKLCKKYNILLVLDEIATGFGRLGSMVQYTEQKSIPDIVSFGKMLTGGYLTMAATLANKKIYDSFLGQFNDWKHLFHGHTYTGNPISAAVANENLKLYKKNNLIKKIQKTSKIFEEYYDKILEIKTVGDIRHKGMLMGIELVKDKKNKTPINPKKSINKIFFEEGRKHGIYLRTLGNIIMLVPPLAISEEELDFLLNRTMDTIKSAENKTT, from the coding sequence TTGAAAAAGAAAAGCTTTGTTTGGCATCCTAACACTCAGATGAAAGAATGGGATTCATTTAACGAAATCGTAAAATCCAAAGGGATGTATCTAATTGATTCTGATGGAAATAATTATTTTGATGCGGTTGGATCAATGTGGTGTAATGTCTGGGGTCACTCAAAACCAGAATTAACTAATGCAATATCTAGACAATGTAAAAAACTTCAACACTCTTCGATGTTTAACCTAACAAATGAACCTGCAGAGAGACTAGCAAAGAGTTTGATAAAAATATCTCCAGGGATGCACAAGGTGTTTTATTCCGACAACGGATCTTCGGCAATGGAGATTGCAATAAAGATGGCATTACAATATTGGAATAACATAGGAGAAACAAAAAAGACAAAAATTGCAACGTTAGAAAACGGCTATCATGGGGACACGTTTGGAGCAATGGCTGTGGGTTATGTGCCAGAATTTTTTGGTAAATTTAAAAAACAATTATTTCCAACAATACAAATTCCAGTACCAAACAAATACAGAATTCCTAAAGGATATGACTATTTAGATTATCAAAATTATTGTCTAGATAAAGTTGAAAAGAAATTTTCCAATGATGACAAAATTGCTTCATTTGTTATGGAAAGCGGAGCACAGGTAGCAGGTGGAGTTATTATATTTCCAAAAGGATTTCAGACGAAGATAAGCAAGTTATGTAAAAAATACAACATATTGTTAGTATTAGATGAGATAGCAACCGGTTTTGGACGATTAGGGTCTATGGTTCAATATACGGAACAAAAAAGTATTCCAGACATAGTATCTTTTGGAAAAATGTTAACAGGAGGCTATCTAACAATGGCTGCAACTTTAGCAAATAAAAAAATCTATGATTCGTTTCTAGGCCAATTCAATGATTGGAAGCATCTGTTTCATGGACATACATACACAGGTAATCCAATATCTGCAGCTGTTGCAAATGAAAATCTGAAATTATATAAAAAAAATAATTTAATTAAAAAAATTCAAAAAACATCAAAAATTTTTGAAGAGTACTATGACAAAATATTAGAAATAAAGACAGTTGGGGATATCAGACATAAAGGAATGCTCATGGGAATAGAATTAGTCAAGGATAAAAAAAATAAAACTCCGATTAACCCAAAAAAATCAATAAACAAAATATTTTTTGAGGAAGGCAGAAAACATGGAATTTATCTTCGTACGCTTGGAAACATAATCATGCTTGTACCACCACTAGCAATATCTGAAGAAGAGTTAGATTTCTTGCTAAACAGAACCATGGACACAATAAAATCAGCAGAAAATAAAACGACATAG
- a CDS encoding cytochrome c biogenesis CcdA family protein, producing the protein MVEVTLAVAALAGLASFVAPCILPMIPAFLAYISGTTLSDLNQNKGSKTVTINRTNIILNSVFFVLGFSVVFSTLGVVINSILASTVGEVIEVLNQIGGIIIVSFGIFLILSTKISKLNVEKKILPKRTKASFPLSFVFGLAFAVGWTPCVGPILGTILTLAATTPSVAFNLLLVYSLGLGIPFILMGVFYSRASKIIKIMSRHLKFYNIILGSFIILLGVLVFTNQLAYIANFPLLNELLLWS; encoded by the coding sequence ATGGTAGAAGTTACACTTGCGGTGGCAGCATTAGCAGGGTTAGCTTCATTTGTTGCTCCATGCATACTACCTATGATTCCAGCATTTCTAGCATACATTTCAGGAACTACACTAAGCGATCTTAATCAAAATAAAGGAAGCAAAACAGTTACAATTAACAGAACAAACATCATATTGAATTCAGTATTTTTTGTTCTTGGATTTTCAGTTGTATTTTCTACATTAGGGGTAGTAATTAACAGCATATTAGCAAGTACGGTTGGTGAAGTAATTGAAGTATTAAATCAGATAGGTGGAATTATCATTGTAAGTTTTGGAATTTTTCTGATATTATCTACAAAAATCAGTAAGCTAAATGTTGAAAAAAAAATCTTACCTAAACGAACTAAAGCAAGCTTTCCACTGTCTTTTGTGTTTGGATTAGCATTTGCTGTAGGTTGGACTCCATGTGTAGGGCCTATTTTGGGAACTATCCTAACTCTTGCAGCAACAACACCATCTGTTGCTTTCAATTTACTGCTAGTATACTCTCTAGGTCTAGGCATACCATTCATCCTAATGGGCGTATTTTATTCAAGAGCAAGTAAAATAATAAAAATTATGAGCAGACACTTAAAATTCTACAACATAATTTTAGGTTCATTCATCATACTTTTGGGAGTTTTAGTATTTACAAATCAATTGGCATACATTGCTAATTTTCCATTACTCAATGAGTTATTACTTTGGAGTTGA
- a CDS encoding DUF371 domain-containing protein, whose translation MRFEIQFSGHENIRSNHQKTIEITKESHLTPSGDCIIGVNASASCADLPDSIKKKLQNPNSKVNFSIKVGSHEFIVKGRGHEDLILTHHEDIVIRKSNFVCPRTLAVKCDKASDLMPREMISLLQNPDTRGTFTIMID comes from the coding sequence ATGCGATTTGAGATTCAATTTTCTGGTCATGAAAATATACGATCAAATCATCAGAAAACAATTGAAATTACAAAAGAATCCCATCTCACTCCAAGTGGCGATTGTATCATTGGTGTCAATGCTTCTGCTAGCTGTGCTGATTTACCTGATTCAATTAAAAAAAAATTACAAAACCCAAATTCAAAAGTTAACTTTTCAATTAAAGTAGGCTCACATGAATTTATTGTCAAAGGAAGAGGTCACGAGGATCTAATTCTTACTCATCATGAAGATATTGTGATACGAAAAAGTAATTTTGTCTGTCCAAGAACATTGGCTGTAAAGTGTGATAAGGCATCGGATCTTATGCCCAGAGAGATGATCTCTTTATTGCAAAACCCTGACACTAGGGGCACATTTACAATAATGATCGACTAA
- a CDS encoding sensor histidine kinase, translating to MERNEKKIRINNKIIFGCIIFALVSLYGVNDVVSIEYFSKYISLPIYTIITGVLIIMATWALSSADRISEISKKSLVFLVLSFCSWFAAEQMWNLYEHVLFVDPYPSIADLFYIIAPIFMFISLVIFLKPLRDHIKKKHIAFAIIVSTSILIPILAITFQANIETEFFEIAVALIYPIVDAILLIPAIISIILSFKINKNSFWTLILIGIVSFIIADNLYLILVIDDAYFDGHPIDILWLISYVAWSFAMYKLIQNSKRNKPEKYQNNDEPVTAKNIATYGINLVLVLIIVTTIAVLFALNYFWSIEQSGNFMMFFSLVLITLLVVFSSIIVILNSKLTNALDTKNVKIDNLTNELIKSERLSAIGELAARLSHDLRNPLSVIKSSVEISLIRNKESLSPKDHESIQRINNAIQRMTNQIEDVLDYVKTTELQKKRMSIKSCLTNIVNELQSNKINIKMPDNDLTVLADEGKLEIVFSNLIKNAMDAIGDNPGTIEIKSHDEEKDIVIDVIDSGSGISEYDMNKIFEPLYTTKQTGTGLGLVSCKNIIEQHGGKISVKNNPTTFTITLPK from the coding sequence TTGGAAAGAAACGAAAAAAAAATACGCATTAATAACAAAATTATATTTGGTTGCATAATTTTTGCACTAGTTTCATTATACGGCGTCAATGATGTAGTAAGCATCGAATATTTTTCAAAGTATATCTCATTACCAATCTACACTATAATTACAGGAGTTCTGATAATTATGGCCACATGGGCATTATCAAGTGCTGACAGAATAAGTGAAATTAGTAAAAAATCACTTGTTTTTCTAGTTTTATCATTTTGTTCATGGTTTGCAGCAGAACAGATGTGGAATTTGTATGAGCATGTTTTATTTGTTGATCCTTATCCATCTATTGCAGACCTTTTCTATATTATAGCACCAATTTTCATGTTTATCTCATTAGTAATTTTCTTAAAACCATTACGTGATCACATAAAGAAAAAACACATCGCATTTGCCATCATAGTATCAACATCAATTTTAATTCCTATTTTAGCAATTACTTTTCAAGCTAATATAGAAACTGAATTTTTTGAAATTGCAGTTGCGCTAATTTACCCCATTGTTGATGCAATTTTATTAATTCCTGCAATAATCTCAATAATTTTGTCATTCAAAATTAATAAGAATTCTTTTTGGACATTAATTTTAATCGGTATTGTAAGTTTCATTATAGCTGATAATCTATACTTGATTTTAGTTATTGATGATGCATATTTTGATGGACATCCGATAGATATTTTGTGGTTGATTAGTTACGTAGCATGGAGTTTTGCAATGTATAAATTAATTCAAAATTCTAAAAGAAATAAACCCGAAAAATATCAAAACAACGATGAACCAGTCACAGCAAAAAATATCGCAACATATGGAATTAATCTAGTACTTGTTTTGATAATTGTTACAACAATTGCAGTTCTGTTTGCGTTAAACTATTTTTGGAGCATTGAACAAAGTGGAAATTTCATGATGTTCTTTTCGCTAGTCCTAATAACATTACTAGTCGTATTTTCAAGCATAATTGTAATCTTAAATTCAAAACTAACCAATGCACTTGATACAAAAAATGTAAAGATAGACAATCTAACAAACGAATTGATTAAATCAGAAAGATTATCCGCAATAGGAGAACTTGCAGCTAGACTGTCTCATGATTTACGAAACCCATTAAGCGTAATTAAATCATCAGTAGAAATATCATTAATACGAAATAAAGAGTCACTATCTCCAAAAGATCATGAAAGCATACAACGAATTAATAATGCAATACAACGAATGACCAATCAAATTGAAGATGTTTTGGATTATGTAAAAACAACAGAACTTCAAAAGAAACGAATGTCAATAAAATCTTGTCTTACAAACATTGTTAATGAACTGCAATCAAATAAAATAAACATCAAGATGCCAGACAATGACCTAACAGTTTTAGCAGATGAAGGGAAATTAGAAATTGTTTTTTCAAATCTAATAAAAAATGCAATGGATGCAATTGGAGATAATCCAGGAACTATAGAAATCAAATCCCATGATGAAGAAAAGGATATAGTTATAGACGTAATCGATTCAGGTTCAGGAATCAGTGAATATGATATGAATAAAATTTTTGAGCCACTTTACACCACTAAGCAAACTGGTACTGGTCTAGGATTGGTAAGTTGTAAAAATATCATAGAACAGCATGGTGGAAAAATATCAGTAAAAAATAACCCAACTACATTTACAATAACATTACCAAAATGA
- a CDS encoding response regulator: MPSVLVVDDDPDSRDALSDLLELKGVEVLAKGVNGHDAVQKFSQHKPDLILMDMMMPNFDGMYGLEHIKNIDSSAKVIMITADQSQTTRDKIYRYPNTKIIAKPIDIDQLVKLIMEKSFW, from the coding sequence TTGCCTAGCGTTCTTGTTGTTGATGATGATCCTGATAGTCGTGATGCTTTATCTGATCTGCTTGAATTAAAGGGGGTTGAAGTTCTAGCAAAGGGAGTTAACGGGCATGACGCTGTACAAAAATTTTCTCAGCATAAACCTGATCTAATATTGATGGATATGATGATGCCTAATTTTGATGGGATGTATGGTTTGGAACATATTAAAAATATTGATTCAAGTGCCAAAGTGATAATGATAACTGCAGATCAATCACAAACAACACGTGATAAAATTTACAGATATCCCAATACCAAAATTATTGCTAAACCCATTGATATTGATCAACTAGTTAAACTGATTATGGAAAAATCATTTTGGTAA
- a CDS encoding redoxin family protein produces MKSEIKTAIIFGMIIIGIVGTISVLLSSINSDIQTSDSSLETNAVNSIDKSKFKKAPQIVGIANYFNTTPEELAKEMKGKVVLYDIWTYSCINCVRTLPYIVAWNEKYSDEGLLIIGIHSPEFEFEKIPENVESAIIKHGIKYPVVMDNDMATWKAFENRYWPRKYIADDEGYIRYDHIGEGDYKETEKVIQSLLKERAMNLGLQINSTERLVDIKEFEHSNFRTPELYFGYDFAQGRNQLGSNEGFNPEKTVTYSEPNNIELHKFYPVGEWKNLEDSMELVSNNGSIKLHYNAKEVNIVTANMAKLEILLDGLPISKDYAGTDVNEDGKITVSGAGLYNIVNSNEPSSHILEIRISEPGFQMYTFTFG; encoded by the coding sequence ATGAAATCAGAAATTAAAACTGCAATTATTTTTGGAATGATCATAATAGGTATTGTAGGAACAATCAGCGTACTATTATCTTCAATAAATTCAGATATACAAACATCCGATAGTTCGCTTGAAACAAACGCTGTAAATAGCATAGATAAATCAAAGTTTAAAAAAGCGCCACAAATTGTAGGAATTGCAAATTATTTTAACACAACGCCAGAAGAGTTGGCAAAAGAAATGAAAGGGAAGGTTGTGCTGTATGACATATGGACGTATAGTTGCATTAACTGTGTAAGAACCCTCCCATACATTGTTGCATGGAATGAAAAATATTCAGATGAAGGATTGCTAATAATAGGAATTCATTCTCCTGAATTTGAATTTGAAAAAATTCCTGAAAATGTGGAATCTGCAATCATCAAACATGGAATAAAGTATCCCGTTGTAATGGATAACGACATGGCAACATGGAAAGCGTTTGAAAATCGATATTGGCCTAGAAAATACATTGCAGACGATGAAGGATACATAAGATATGATCATATTGGAGAGGGAGATTACAAGGAGACAGAAAAAGTAATTCAATCATTACTAAAAGAAAGGGCAATGAATTTAGGATTACAAATTAACTCTACTGAAAGACTGGTCGACATTAAAGAGTTTGAGCATTCAAATTTTAGAACACCAGAGTTGTATTTTGGGTATGATTTTGCTCAAGGCAGAAATCAGCTGGGAAGTAACGAAGGATTCAATCCAGAAAAGACAGTAACATACTCTGAACCAAATAATATCGAATTACATAAATTTTATCCAGTAGGAGAATGGAAAAACCTAGAAGACAGCATGGAGCTAGTTTCAAACAACGGTTCAATCAAACTGCATTATAATGCAAAAGAAGTAAATATCGTTACAGCTAATATGGCAAAATTAGAGATACTCCTTGACGGGTTGCCTATCTCAAAAGATTATGCAGGTACGGATGTAAACGAAGATGGTAAAATTACAGTTTCAGGAGCAGGACTGTACAACATTGTAAACAGTAATGAGCCTTCATCGCACATATTGGAAATCAGGATAAGCGAACCTGGATTTCAGATGTACACATTTACGTTTGGATAG
- a CDS encoding aminotransferase class I/II-fold pyridoxal phosphate-dependent enzyme, giving the protein MTDFNLKVSNKLNFVDVELEQIKENNLYRKLRDVKVNNAYITIKNKRLLNLCSNDYLGIPITKIKINQMQSSSRLVSGNDEIYKKLEDKLSKHKSKQASLVYPTGYMANLGVITTIAKKGDLILSDELNHASIIESCRLSGAKILVYKHNDIEDLTKKLNQHGKNKLIITEGIFSMDGDFSKLKEITDVSERSNAITVLDDAHGDFTVGTDGRGTPNHFNVTKKIDIYISSLSKGLGSFGGYVSSQNNVIDLCINKSKSFIYTSALPSFLIQYSLNRMQINREKQRKKLARNTSILTNGLKQLGYQINSKTHIIPIVIGNEKIAMDFGKFLLKKGVFAQPIRYPTVPKNKARLRISVTAWLSKKNIDDALNIFEQAQKKFKI; this is encoded by the coding sequence ATGACTGATTTCAATTTGAAAGTGAGCAATAAATTAAATTTTGTAGATGTGGAATTAGAGCAAATTAAAGAAAATAACCTGTACAGGAAATTAAGAGACGTTAAAGTGAATAATGCATACATAACAATAAAAAATAAAAGACTGCTGAATCTTTGCTCAAATGATTATTTAGGCATACCAATTACAAAAATAAAAATAAATCAGATGCAATCAAGTTCAAGATTAGTTTCAGGAAACGATGAGATATATAAAAAATTAGAAGATAAACTTTCAAAACATAAATCAAAACAAGCAAGTTTAGTTTATCCAACAGGATACATGGCAAATTTAGGGGTAATTACAACAATTGCAAAAAAAGGAGATTTGATTTTAAGTGATGAATTAAATCATGCAAGCATAATAGAATCATGTAGGCTTTCAGGTGCAAAAATTTTAGTTTACAAACATAACGATATTGAAGACTTGACAAAAAAACTCAATCAACACGGCAAAAATAAATTAATCATCACAGAGGGGATTTTCAGCATGGATGGAGACTTTTCAAAGTTAAAGGAAATTACGGATGTGTCAGAAAGATCAAATGCAATCACAGTGTTAGATGATGCACATGGAGATTTTACAGTTGGAACAGATGGGAGGGGGACTCCAAATCATTTTAATGTTACAAAAAAAATCGACATATATATCAGCAGCCTTAGTAAAGGGCTAGGATCTTTTGGAGGATATGTTTCATCACAAAACAATGTAATAGATTTGTGCATAAATAAATCAAAATCATTCATATACACATCTGCACTTCCATCGTTTTTAATTCAGTATTCATTAAACAGAATGCAAATCAACAGAGAGAAACAAAGAAAGAAGCTAGCAAGAAACACTAGCATCTTGACAAACGGGTTGAAGCAATTAGGATATCAAATTAATTCAAAGACACACATAATTCCCATAGTTATTGGCAATGAAAAAATAGCCATGGATTTTGGAAAATTCCTTCTTAAAAAGGGAGTGTTTGCGCAGCCAATTAGATATCCAACAGTGCCAAAAAACAAAGCTAGGTTAAGAATCTCAGTCACAGCATGGCTATCTAAAAAGAATATTGACGATGCATTGAATATTTTTGAACAGGCTCAAAAAAAATTCAAAATATGA